The following proteins come from a genomic window of Nostoc sp. ATCC 53789:
- a CDS encoding Rpn family recombination-promoting nuclease/putative transposase, with translation MRRDSIFYKLFQQSPTLLFELLTNPPTNADSYRFDSVAVKEPKFEIDGVFLPPESDGAGVVYFCEVQFQKDEQLYERVWAESSLYFYRNRVRFSDWQAVIIYPSRSIEQIDIHPHRSLLNGEQIHRVYLDELGDIRQLPIWVALMVLTTVDEEQALEEARYLLTRTAQEMLSPSSRAIIELITTIMVYRFEQLTQAEVESMLGIALKETRVYREIKEEGREEGREEATANLILRQLTKRFGKLSEEIRSSISSLPVPVLEDLSEALLDFTSLADLQVWLEAR, from the coding sequence ATGCGTCGAGACTCAATATTTTACAAACTGTTTCAACAGTCTCCAACTTTGCTATTTGAACTGTTGACAAATCCTCCAACTAACGCAGATAGTTATCGTTTTGATTCAGTCGCAGTTAAAGAACCAAAATTTGAAATTGACGGAGTATTTCTACCACCTGAAAGCGATGGTGCTGGAGTTGTATATTTTTGTGAGGTTCAGTTCCAAAAAGATGAACAACTTTATGAGAGAGTATGGGCTGAATCTTCGTTATATTTCTACCGCAACCGTGTCAGATTTAGCGACTGGCAAGCAGTGATAATTTACCCATCGCGCAGTATTGAACAAATCGATATTCATCCTCATCGTTCATTGCTGAATGGTGAACAAATACATCGGGTGTATTTAGATGAATTAGGGGATATTCGTCAATTACCTATATGGGTAGCCTTGATGGTATTAACTACAGTGGATGAAGAACAAGCACTAGAAGAAGCAAGGTATTTGTTAACAAGAACTGCTCAAGAAATGCTATCACCATCGAGTCGCGCCATAATTGAATTAATAACAACGATTATGGTGTACAGGTTTGAACAATTAACTCAAGCGGAGGTAGAGTCTATGCTAGGAATCGCGCTAAAGGAAACGCGAGTTTACCGAGAAATTAAGGAAGAAGGACGTGAGGAAGGACGTGAAGAAGCAACAGCTAATCTCATTCTCCGGCAATTGACTAAGCGATTTGGGAAGCTTTCTGAGGAAATACGCTCCTCAATTTCTAGTTTACCTGTGCCTGTTCTGGAAGATTTGAGTGAAGCACTGTTAGATTTTACTAGTTTGGCCGATTTACAGGTTTGGCTAGAAGCGCGATGA